TCCCGAGCCTGTCAAGCCGTTATTGGCAAAAGCGACATCGACCGAGTCAGGCCGATTGATCTTGCCCGCAATCTGTTCACGATAGAAGGCGAAGGATCCCGGCATCATCACGTAGAAGACACCGTCATCGAGATAGCCTTGCGCCACCTCTTCGACGCCATCCACGCTGCCACCGATATTGTGGTTGTGCGCTTCGCAGAAAGGCGGCACGACATGGCCTCCAGCAAGGTCGATAACCTGTTGTGCCGATATATTACCCGCTGGAGAAAAGCGCAGAACGCCATTGACGACATAGGCGGTCCTGGCATCGAAACGCTCGCCATCATACCATAGGCCGTTGTCGAGCTGATATTCAGCCATCACTGCAGAAGAAGGCTGTGAAACTGTGGTGCAGGCCACCAGGAACAGCGGTGTCATCAACCACAAACGCAACCACAACGACAGCCAACCATTTCTCAGCCAGTGACGGATCAAGGCAGAGATCAGGTCTTGCCGGGCAATGCGCATTGCGCTCCTCCATAGCAGCGAGCGGGTGCAGTCATAACATAAATTATCGTAAAACAATAATTATTTTATTGTGTCACGGATGGTTTCACCCAACCGAGAACGGGTTGGGATGGTAACCCATGAAGCTCAGCTATGTGTTACAGCGCCCCGTGGCAATGCTTGTACTTACGGCCCGAACCGCAGGGGCATGGGGCATTGCGGCTGATATTCATATGCGCATAGGGGTTGCCCTCACCTGCCTCGGCCGGCTCTGCGGCCAGCACACCGGCTCCTGGGATCACGCCAACCGGGCTTTGTCGTGGCGGCAAGGTGCTCGCCACGGTGCCGCGTGTGCCGCCATCGATATCATTGCTGTTATCCTCACCGGTCAGCGGATCGATATGCGTGGTCAGGAAATCGGGCAGCTCGGGCACTGGCAGCGGTTCCGGCTCGGCGACGCGATAATCGGCGTTCATCACCGTCCTGGTCACTTCCTCGCGGATCACTTCCAGCATCCGCTCGAACATGCCAAAAGCTTCCTGCTTATATTCATTGAGCGGTGTCTTTTGGGCATAGGCACGCAGGAACACCACCTGACGCAGTGCATCGAGCGTGGAGAGATGCTCCTTCCAATTATGGTCGAGCACCTGGAGCATGATCGATTTCTGGATATCGCGCCATAAATCGCCGTCGAGATTGGCGATCTTGTCCTTCAGCGCAGTTTCGCTGAGCTCGGTCAGACGCTCCTCGATGACATCCTGCGCCAGCGCATCCTCTTCCATCCACGCATCCATATCGGGTTCAAGCGCGAAAATCTCCCCGATGTCCTGCTTCAGGCCATCGACATTCCACTGCTCGGGATAGGAACCTTCGGGGCAGTTGCGATAGACAATGGCGTTGACCGTATCGAGGCGCATATTCTCTATGTCCTCGGCGACGTCGTCGCTGTCCATGATCTCGGCGCGCTGTTCATAGATGACCTTACGCTGGTCGTTCATTACGTCATCATATTCGACTACCTGCTTGCGCATGTCGTAATTGCGTGCCTCGACCTTTTTCTGTGCCGTCTCGATCGCCTTGGACAGCCATTTCGAGCCGATCGCCTCGCCATCGGCAAGGTTCTTGTTCATCATCTTGGCAAACAGCGTATCGGGGCCGAAAATGCGCAGCAAATCGTCTTCGAGGCAGAGATAGAAGCGGCTGAGGCCCGGATCACCCTGACGCCCGGAACGGCCGCGCAACTGATTGTCGATGCGGCGGCTCTCATGCCGCTCGGTGCCGAGCACGAACAGGCCACCGGCGTCGAGCACCTGCTGCTTTTCCGCCGCCACTTCGGCCTTCAGGCTGTCGATGGCGGTGTCGCGTTCCTTGCCCTCAGGCATATCGCCCAGCTCATCGGTGATACGGAAATCGAGATTGCCGCCGAGCTGAATATCGGTGCCGCGGCCGGCCATATTGGTGGCGATGGTCACCGCGCCGATACGACCGGCCTGGGCGACGATATGCGCCTCACGCTCATGCTGGCGCGCATTGAGCACCTCGTGCTTGACACCTTCCTGGTTGAGATATTGCGACAGCAATTCGGATTTCTCGATCGACACGGTGCCAACCAGTATCGGCTGGCCCTTGGCGTTCTTCTCGGCAATCGCCTTGGCAATGGCCTGGAACTTGTCCTGGGTGTTTTTGTAGAATTCGTCTTCCTCATCGACCCGCTGCACCGGCACATTGGTCGGTATGGTGACGACGTTCATCTTGTAGATGTCGAAAAATTCCGCTGCCTCGGTAGCGGCGGTGCCGGTCATGCCCGACAGCTTGGGGTACATGCGGAAATAATTCTGGAAAGTGATCGAGGCCAGTGTCTGGTTTTCCGGCTTGATCGGTACACCTTCCTTGGCTTCAACCGCCTGATGCAAGCCATTGGACCAGCGGCGGCCATCCATCATTCTCCCGGTAAATTCGTCGATGATGACTACCTTGTCATCCTTGACGATATAATCGGTGTCACGCTTGAACATCACATTGGCCTTGAGCGCCTGATCGAGGTGATGCACCACCTGCGTATTCTCATAATCATAGAGGTTGCTGCCGACCAGCAGGCCTGCCGCTTCGAGCAGTCGCTCCGCCTTCTCGGTGCCATCCTCGGTCAGTGATATATTGCGTGCTTTCTCGTCCTTTTCATAATCCTCTTCGGTGATCTGCTGGACGATCTCGTTGACGGCGACATAGAGTTCCGACTTGTCATCGGTCGGACCGGAAATGATCAGCGGCGTCCGCGCCTCGTCGATCAGGATCGAGTCGACCTCATCGACAATCGCAAAGTTGAACGGCCGCTGCACCATCTGGCTGCGGTCATGCTTCATATTGTCGCGCAGATAATCGAAGCCGAGCTCGTTATTGGTGGCATAGGTGATATCGGCAGCATAGGCGTCAATACGTTGCTGCTCGTTGAGATTGGGCACGATCACCCCGGTGGTCAGGCCGAGAAAACCGTATATTTGTCCCATCCATTCGGCATCGCGCTGGGCCAGATAGTCGTTGACGGTGACGACATGCACGCCCTTGCCTTCAATGGCATTGAGATAGCAGGCCAGCGTCGCCACCAGCGTCTTGCCCTCACCGGTGCGCATCTCGGAAATCTCGCCGCGATGCAATACGATGCCACCGATCATCTGCACGTCGAAATGGCGCATGCCGGTGACCCGTACCGAAGCCTCGCGCACCAAGGCAAAGGCTTCAGGCAATATGTCTTCGAGCGTCTCGCCACTGGCGGTGCGATCACGAAATTCCTGGGTTTTGGCCTTTAGCGCCTCATCTGACAGCGCCTGCATCTGCGGCTCAAGCGCGTTGATCCTGTCGACAATCTTGCCGAGCGATTTAACGTAACGGTCATTGGACGAACCGAAAAGACTTTTGGCGATGCTACCAAGCATGGGGATGTTCCTTGGAATATGAAAATATGTTGTGATCCGCAATCTGTGGCGGACGGTCGCAGCAGGAGGAGCGGCAGATAACCGCCGCCAATAGCTATTCGTGCAGGACGTCGTGACGCAGCAGCGGGGTGTCGAAAAACCCGACTGGTCCGGCAACAACCGGCAGCGGCGAGACGGCAAACATCGTTGCAGTGCGGTGCGAACTGTCGGCCCCAAGCGACTCAAATTGCTGATATTGCAGATGGCCGGTTACCATCTGTGGCGTTTCTGCACTGGCATTGAGCATTTGCGATACCGCAGAATCCGGATGCGTGGCATGGGCTGCGGAAAATCCATTCAGCAGCACCAGCAGGCAGATCAGCGCGCGAGAAACATTGCTCAGCATGGCTGCCCATATAGGCACAAAGCCCGCAATGGTCCATGCGAAAGCGACAAGTTTTCAAAGCCCCTTGCCGAAATGGCTTGTGTGGTTATCAGGGCAGCATGCTGGAAACATCGCCGCTTGCTCTGCCCTTTCCCGAAATGCCCGCCATTGACGGTGTCACGCTGCGTGTCGCCCGGGCGCATTACAAGGAATGGGATCGCGCTGACCTGACCTATGTCGAGCTGGATGAAGGCACCAGCGTCGCCGGGGTATTTACCCGCAATATCTGCTGTTCGACCGAGGTCGAGATGGGCCGCGAACAGGTCAAACAGGGAGCAGCGCGGGCGCTGGTGGTCAATGCCGGCAATTCCAACGCCTTTACCGGCCAGCGCGGGCGCGCCGCAGTCGAAGCCATCATGGAACAGGTGGCTAGCCATCTCGATTGTTCTCCCGAAAGCGTGTTTGTATCGTCAACCGGTGTGATTGGTGTGCCGCTGCCTAAAGATCTGGCCGAAACGGGCGTACACAGCGCATTGATGGCAACACCCTGCAACTGGCGCGAGGCCGCCGAGGCTATCGGCACAACCGATACCTTCCCCAAAGGCGCCACCGCCAGCGCCATTGTCAATGGCCGCAATGTCACCTTGTCTGCCATCGCCAAGGGTTCGGGGATGATCGCGCCGGATATGGCGACGATGCTCGGTTACATTTTCACCGATGCTGCCATTGCCCCCGCATTTCTGCAGCAGTTGCTGAGCCGGGCCAATGCGTGCAGTTTCAATTGCATCACCGTCGACAGCGATACCTCGACCAGCGATACGGTGCTGCTCTTCGCCACCGGCAAGGCGGGGAATACGCCCCTCGCCTGCTTCGATGATCCCGGCGCAGATGCTTTTGCTGCAGCGCTTGACCAGGTCTGCCGGCGATTGGCGCAACAGCTGGTACGCGACGGTGAAGGTGCACAGAAGTTCATCACAATTGAGGTCAGCGGTGCCGTCGATGATGACAGCGCTCGCAAAATCGGTCTTGCCATTGCCAACTCACCTCTGGTCAAGACGGCTGTTGCCGGAGAGGATGCCAATTGGGGTCGGGTGGTCATGGCGGTTGGCAAAGCGGGGCAGCCGGCGGACCGTGACAGGCTGGCCATCCGTTTCGGCGACCACTGGGTTGCGCATGAGGGTCAGGGCGTTGCCGATTATGACGAAGCCCCTGTTGCACAACATTTGAAGGGTGACGAGGTACAGCTTGGCGTCGATATCGGTCTTGGCGATGGCCATGCGACGGTGTGGACCTGCGATCTCACCCATGGTTATATCAGTATCAACGCCGATTATCGCAGCTAGGACCTGACTCTGAGATGACGGACCGCATGCACCCTCTCTACAACGCTGTTTCGAACCTGTTACGCAATGTCGCGGATGACATTGTCATGCCCAATTTCCGCAATCTGGCCGATGAAGACATTGCAGAAAAGGCGCCCGGCGACCTTGTCACCAAAGCGGACCGGCTAAGCGAAGAAAGGCTCCATGACGGGCTGGCCAAGCTGCTGCCCGATGCGGCTATTGTCGGCGAGGAAGCGGCTGCCGAGGACCCGGCATTATTGACGCGCATCGCATCGGGGCAAGCCTGGATCATCGATCCGATCGATGGCACCGGCAATTATGCAGCCGGACGCACACCTTTTGGCATGATGATCGCACTTGCCGCGGACAATGAAACCATAGCTGGCTGGATTTATGACCCGGTCCGACGACGTCTATGTCATGCCCATCACGGCGGCGGCGCCTATATTGATGGCAAACGCGTCTATATCAGCGCCAACATCACCGACAGGCCACGCGCTGCGCTTGCCACTGGTTATATGACCACTGAACAGCGTGAGCGCGCC
Above is a genomic segment from Pseudomonadota bacterium containing:
- the secA gene encoding preprotein translocase subunit SecA, giving the protein MLGSIAKSLFGSSNDRYVKSLGKIVDRINALEPQMQALSDEALKAKTQEFRDRTASGETLEDILPEAFALVREASVRVTGMRHFDVQMIGGIVLHRGEISEMRTGEGKTLVATLACYLNAIEGKGVHVVTVNDYLAQRDAEWMGQIYGFLGLTTGVIVPNLNEQQRIDAYAADITYATNNELGFDYLRDNMKHDRSQMVQRPFNFAIVDEVDSILIDEARTPLIISGPTDDKSELYVAVNEIVQQITEEDYEKDEKARNISLTEDGTEKAERLLEAAGLLVGSNLYDYENTQVVHHLDQALKANVMFKRDTDYIVKDDKVVIIDEFTGRMMDGRRWSNGLHQAVEAKEGVPIKPENQTLASITFQNYFRMYPKLSGMTGTAATEAAEFFDIYKMNVVTIPTNVPVQRVDEEDEFYKNTQDKFQAIAKAIAEKNAKGQPILVGTVSIEKSELLSQYLNQEGVKHEVLNARQHEREAHIVAQAGRIGAVTIATNMAGRGTDIQLGGNLDFRITDELGDMPEGKERDTAIDSLKAEVAAEKQQVLDAGGLFVLGTERHESRRIDNQLRGRSGRQGDPGLSRFYLCLEDDLLRIFGPDTLFAKMMNKNLADGEAIGSKWLSKAIETAQKKVEARNYDMRKQVVEYDDVMNDQRKVIYEQRAEIMDSDDVAEDIENMRLDTVNAIVYRNCPEGSYPEQWNVDGLKQDIGEIFALEPDMDAWMEEDALAQDVIEERLTELSETALKDKIANLDGDLWRDIQKSIMLQVLDHNWKEHLSTLDALRQVVFLRAYAQKTPLNEYKQEAFGMFERMLEVIREEVTRTVMNADYRVAEPEPLPVPELPDFLTTHIDPLTGEDNSNDIDGGTRGTVASTLPPRQSPVGVIPGAGVLAAEPAEAGEGNPYAHMNISRNAPCPCGSGRKYKHCHGAL
- the argJ gene encoding bifunctional glutamate N-acetyltransferase/amino-acid acetyltransferase ArgJ, which translates into the protein MLETSPLALPFPEMPAIDGVTLRVARAHYKEWDRADLTYVELDEGTSVAGVFTRNICCSTEVEMGREQVKQGAARALVVNAGNSNAFTGQRGRAAVEAIMEQVASHLDCSPESVFVSSTGVIGVPLPKDLAETGVHSALMATPCNWREAAEAIGTTDTFPKGATASAIVNGRNVTLSAIAKGSGMIAPDMATMLGYIFTDAAIAPAFLQQLLSRANACSFNCITVDSDTSTSDTVLLFATGKAGNTPLACFDDPGADAFAAALDQVCRRLAQQLVRDGEGAQKFITIEVSGAVDDDSARKIGLAIANSPLVKTAVAGEDANWGRVVMAVGKAGQPADRDRLAIRFGDHWVAHEGQGVADYDEAPVAQHLKGDEVQLGVDIGLGDGHATVWTCDLTHGYISINADYRS
- a CDS encoding inositol monophosphatase family protein, whose amino-acid sequence is MHPLYNAVSNLLRNVADDIVMPNFRNLADEDIAEKAPGDLVTKADRLSEERLHDGLAKLLPDAAIVGEEAAAEDPALLTRIASGQAWIIDPIDGTGNYAAGRTPFGMMIALAADNETIAGWIYDPVRRRLCHAHHGGGAYIDGKRVYISANITDRPRAALATGYMTTEQRERALAIATPRFKIVPIPNCSAEQYPLLVQGQHHLTIFERTLPWDHAAGVLLLNEAGGKAARWDGSAYRPGDERKGMLGTSSPQLWEEAAKLFSGGP